In the Bacteroidota bacterium genome, CTCCCACATGCCAGTTGCCTGTTCCGGCTGAATCAATATTGAGTTTGATTCCTTGATGCTCTGCCTTGTGGCGAAGAATTCCTTCCGCCATGGGAGAACGACAAATGTTGCCAAGACAAACAAATAAGATTCGGTTCATCGGTTATCGGTAATAGGTCTAAAACAAAAATAGGAATTAGTTTTTCAACTAATTCCTATTATACTTTCCCCGCTACCTTTGTTTATGACAGATTTATCTTTTTATCCAGTTCCTGAATATAATGTCTGAATTTTTTGTCGGTATCCATCAGGTTATTCACCGTGCGGCAGGCGTGAAGAACCGTTGCGTGATCTTTTCCTCCGCAATGCATTCCGATAGTTGCGAGTGATGATTTTGTAAGTTGCTTGGCAAAATACATCGCAATCTGTCTTGCCTGAACCACTTCGCGCTTGCGTGTTTTTGATTTCAACAAATCAATTCCCATGTTAAAATAATCGCAAACAACTTTTTGTATGTAGTCAATAGAAACTTCTTTAGCGGTGTTGCGCACAAACTTGTCAATCATTTGGCGCGCAAGGTCAATGTTGAGTGTTTTTTTGTTAAGCGATGCCTGAGCGAGAAGAGAAATCAATGCTCCTTCAAGTTCGCGAATATTTGATGTAATGCTGTATCCGATATATTCCATCACATCTCTTGGCAAATCAATTCCGTCAGCGTATGCTTTCTTTTCAAGTATGGCGATTCTTGTTTCCAAATCGGGCGGCTGAAGGTCAGCGGCTAATCCCCACTTGAAGCGGGAAAGCAACCGCTGTTCTATTCCCTGTAAATCAACTGGAGCACGGTCTGATGTCATCACAATCTGCTTTTTATTCTGCTGAAGGTGATTGAATACATGGAAAAACACATCCTGAGTTTTTTCTTTTCCGGAAAAGAAATGTACATCATCAATAAGAAGCACATCTATCATCTGGTAAAAATTCACAAAGTCATTTGTGTTATTATTCTGAATCGCGTCAATAAACTGGTTGGTGAATCTTTCAGAAGGAACATAAAGAACCGTTTTGGCAGGATTCTTTTTCTTGATTTCAATTCCGATGGCGTGAGCGAGATGGGTTTTCCCCAGACCAACACCACCATATACAAGGAGTGGATTGAAAGATGTTTCACCCGGCTTGTTCGATACCGCGTAAGCGGCAGAGCGGGCAAGGCGATTGCAATCTCCTTCAATAAAATTCTCAAATGAATAATCGGGATTAAGATTGGATTCAACAGTAACTCTTTTTAAACCGGGAATGATAAAGGGATTTCTGATTCCACCCTCTTTCATGTCGAGAGGCATGTTCATAGAAGGATTTCTTACTTCCTTCTTGTTGGTTGCAGGGATACGAACCGTATAGGGCTTCACGCCATATATGTTCTCCATTACAATGCTGTATTCCAAACGACCATCAGTTCCTAATTCCTTTCTGATTACTTTTTTGAGCAATGCCACATAATGTTCTTCAAGCCATTCATAAAAGAACTGGCTCGGAACCTGAATAGTGAGAGCGTTTGCATGTAACCGGATTGGCTTTATCGGCTCAAACCACGTTTTGAAACTTTGCGCATTAACGTTGTCTTTTATTATTTCAAGACACTTTTCCCAAACTTTGTCATACTCTTTTTTCATTTACCCGTTAAATATTTTTGGAGATTATATTTTATTTTTCTCTAGTAAAATTAATGTATCAACGAACACGCTTCAAAAGTAGAAAAGTATTTCAATTGACAGCACCACATAAAAAAAATATTTCTGAAAATAATTTTCATTTAATGTATTGTCAGTTCGGAGAAATTATTAACGTAGAGCCGGAAGTTGATTTTTTCTGTTTTCCCCTATGAAAATAGTAATCCACCTTACCGAGTTTGATTCCTCCGAAACCTGCTTGCACAAGTAAAACTTCATTTCCATCGCTGTTTCTGAGAGCAAGGGGTTTATCAAAAAACCGATGTGTGTGTCCGCCAATAAAAATATCAATGTTCTTTGACTGCTTCGCGATGACGGAATCGCTCACCTTGTTATCCTTGTAGCCGTCTCCGAGATGCGAAAGGCAAATTACTAAATCGCACTTCAATTCTTTCTTCAGCAGGTGCGCGTGTTCTGCCGCTTTCTGAATCGGGTCAAGATAAATTGTTTTGCCGAAGTTTTTTTTGTCTACCAAACCTTTGAGTTCAATCCCAAGTCCAAACACACCAATCTTTAAAGCTTCCTTCTCAAATATTTTATACGGAATAGTTTTTCCGTTCATTTCCGTATCCGAAAAATCATAATTGCAGTTGATGAAAGGAAACTTTGCATGAGGTAATTGCTTCACCAGTCCTTCTATGCCATTATCCAAATCATGGTTGCCGATTGTTGCACCATCGTAATTCATTTCGCTCATCAGTTTGAATTCAAGTTCTCCGCCATACATATTAAAGTAAGGAGTGCCCTGCCAGATGTCGCCTGCGTCAAAGAGGAGAACATTTTTTTCCTCGTTCCTGATTTTTTTGAGGAGTGAAGCTCTGCGCGCAAAACCTCCGAGGTTAGGATATTTCGGATCATTGGCAGGAAAAGGGTCTATGTGGCTGTGCTGGTCATTGGTGTGAAGAATCGTAAGTTTGATTAAATCATCTTTGAAAGCGGCAAAAAGATTTTCAGGAAGAGAGCTGAAAGCAACTAAGGCTCCTCCTCCGAGAATTGTTCTTCTGAGAAACTCTCTTCTATTGAACAAATTGAATTCTTCCATCCTTTTTTACTTTAATTGTATTTCTTTTTTTGTTTTCATCCTGAAGGTATTCAATGATGGCATCACGAAGTTTTTTTCCAAGTATAATTTTTCTGCTTGCTTTTTCAAAGAAAGTCATGTTATCGCCTCCGCCAGCCAGATAATCTGACGTAACAACTGTATAGGATTTTGTTATATCAAATGGCTTTCCTCCAATCATTACTTCATCTGCCATATTATTTTTTATTTTCATTGTCATTCCTGCAACCGGCATTCCGCCTTTGTTCGCAATGAAGTCGAACAGATCTTTCACATCTCCACCGTTCATCGTGAGAAAAATCATTTCATTCTCAAAAGGCATGAGTTGAAAAACATTTCCGCGCGTAATATTTCCTTTCGGAAGAGGATTGCGTAAACCGCCATTATTCAGCACGCATAAATCTACAGAACAAGAATCGTTGCAATACTCTTTTGCTTTACTCAGAACAACATCTGCCGTAAAGTTTCCAAGCAAACCTTCCGGCTGATCTTTCAATAAAACTTGTTCAGAAATTGCAAGCATTTCATTCATGGTTGCGTCAAGCTTTATTTTGTATGGTGCAATTTCGGTAAGCATCAAACTGTCATCCTTATACGTGCTGTCAATTGAAATGAACCGGTCTTCGCATTTTGCAACAGAATGCGTAGTTGTGCAGGAAGCAAGCAATAAATAACAGGAAGCAAGAAACGAAATAAACAACGGGTGTAATCTATTCTTCATCGGTGTAATCTGAAAACAATAACTTTGGAAAATAAATATACAATAAAAGCATGTTCACTTCGGAAGTAAAATTACGAGTCCGCTATGGAGAAACCGACCGGATGGGTTATGCTTACTATGGAAATTACGCTGAATACTTTGAAGTTGCCCGTGTGGAAACCCTGCGCGAACTCGGAATGAATTACAAAGACATGGAGGATAACGGCATTATGCTTCCTGTATATACTTTCTCGGTGAAATATTTCAAGCCTGCTTTTTATGATGACCTGCTGACCATCAAATGCTCCATCAAAGAAATGCCGAAAGCAAGAATCACTTTTTTTTACGAAACATTTAATGAAAAGAATGAACTCCTGAACACAGGAGAAGTCACACTTGTTTTTATTGACAGAGAAAAAAACAAGCCGATGGGAGCACCTGCAGAATTTATTGAGAAGATTAAGAAATATTTCTGAATACTTTTATCGAATCGTTTTCAATTTCTTTGCTTCCTGTTATTCCTGAAATCTTTGGCGCTTCTATTCCGTTCTTCTTTTTTGTCAATTCATTTAGTTTCCTTTTGCTGGTTATTACTCTTGCCTCATCCCAAAGATTTTGTTCAATGAATGAATTCAGAAGCTTTGCTCCTCCTTCTACGATTAGAGATTGGATATTCCTTTTGTATAATTCATTCATAACTTGCTTCAGAACAGATTGCTTGTCCGAAGGGTTCCTTTCGGAAAAATCAATTGAAATGAACTCAAGGTTTTTTTTTGAAGATTTTTTCTTTTCTGTAAAAACAATTGTAGGCACAGAACCATCGAGCAAATGAAAGGAAGGAGGAATTGTTAAATCTCTATCTATTACAAGCCGAAGAGGATTTTTACCTTTTGTTTTTCGTACAGTAAGTTTAGGATTATCAGTCAGTGTAGTATTTGTTCCCACCATAATCGCCTGCTCCTCGCTTCTCCACTTGTGAACTAATGTATTTGCTTTTGAATCTGTAATCTGTAGTCTGTAACCCACAACCCCTACGTATTTATCTGAAGTTTCTGCCCATTTCAAGATTGTATAAGGATGCTTCTTTGCATAGAAAGTAAAAAACCTTTTGTTCAGTTCTTTACATTCTTCTTCCATCACTCCCAATTTCACATCGCAGCCAGATGAAGCGAGTTTGTGGATTCCTTTTCCGCTTACCAAAGGATTAGGATCCATACTTCCAATAACGACATACTTTATCTTATACCTTATTATAAGGTCAGCGCAGGGTGGCGTTTTACCGTAGTGAGAACAGGGTTCAAGGTTTACATATAATATAGAATCCTTCAGCAAACTTTTATTCTTAACAGAATTTATCGCGTTCACTTCAGCGTGTGCACTTCCAAAGCCTTGATGGTATCCTTCACCGATTACCTTATAATCATGTACAACCACACAGCCCACCATTGGATTGGGCGCTACTTTTCCAAAACCATTCTCTGCCATTAAAAGGCATCGCTTCATATATTTTGTATGGACAGACATAATAAACAAATATACACAATGTCATTTCGACCGATGGGAGAAAACTCATGAAGGAGATTCCTCAGACCTATGGTCGCAAGCAATGCTTGTGTTCGGAATGACAATTTAGTTTCTATTTTCGTACTGTGAAAATCAAAGATACCATACAACTCTTCCGAGATGAACTGAAGAATCTTTATTCAGAAGAAGAAATAGAGAATTTTATTTTCTTTTCAATGAATGAATATCTTGGATTCACCAGAAGGCATCTTC is a window encoding:
- the dnaA gene encoding chromosomal replication initiator protein DnaA; protein product: MKKEYDKVWEKCLEIIKDNVNAQSFKTWFEPIKPIRLHANALTIQVPSQFFYEWLEEHYVALLKKVIRKELGTDGRLEYSIVMENIYGVKPYTVRIPATNKKEVRNPSMNMPLDMKEGGIRNPFIIPGLKRVTVESNLNPDYSFENFIEGDCNRLARSAAYAVSNKPGETSFNPLLVYGGVGLGKTHLAHAIGIEIKKKNPAKTVLYVPSERFTNQFIDAIQNNNTNDFVNFYQMIDVLLIDDVHFFSGKEKTQDVFFHVFNHLQQNKKQIVMTSDRAPVDLQGIEQRLLSRFKWGLAADLQPPDLETRIAILEKKAYADGIDLPRDVMEYIGYSITSNIRELEGALISLLAQASLNKKTLNIDLARQMIDKFVRNTAKEVSIDYIQKVVCDYFNMGIDLLKSKTRKREVVQARQIAMYFAKQLTKSSLATIGMHCGGKDHATVLHACRTVNNLMDTDKKFRHYIQELDKKINLS
- a CDS encoding metallophosphatase yields the protein MEEFNLFNRREFLRRTILGGGALVAFSSLPENLFAAFKDDLIKLTILHTNDQHSHIDPFPANDPKYPNLGGFARRASLLKKIRNEEKNVLLFDAGDIWQGTPYFNMYGGELEFKLMSEMNYDGATIGNHDLDNGIEGLVKQLPHAKFPFINCNYDFSDTEMNGKTIPYKIFEKEALKIGVFGLGIELKGLVDKKNFGKTIYLDPIQKAAEHAHLLKKELKCDLVICLSHLGDGYKDNKVSDSVIAKQSKNIDIFIGGHTHRFFDKPLALRNSDGNEVLLVQAGFGGIKLGKVDYYFHRGKQKKSTSGSTLIISPN
- a CDS encoding 5'-nucleotidase C-terminal domain-containing protein, whose product is MKNRLHPLFISFLASCYLLLASCTTTHSVAKCEDRFISIDSTYKDDSLMLTEIAPYKIKLDATMNEMLAISEQVLLKDQPEGLLGNFTADVVLSKAKEYCNDSCSVDLCVLNNGGLRNPLPKGNITRGNVFQLMPFENEMIFLTMNGGDVKDLFDFIANKGGMPVAGMTMKIKNNMADEVMIGGKPFDITKSYTVVTSDYLAGGGDNMTFFEKASRKIILGKKLRDAIIEYLQDENKKRNTIKVKKDGRIQFVQ
- a CDS encoding acyl-CoA thioesterase; amino-acid sequence: MFTSEVKLRVRYGETDRMGYAYYGNYAEYFEVARVETLRELGMNYKDMEDNGIMLPVYTFSVKYFKPAFYDDLLTIKCSIKEMPKARITFFYETFNEKNELLNTGEVTLVFIDREKNKPMGAPAEFIEKIKKYF
- the ribD gene encoding bifunctional diaminohydroxyphosphoribosylaminopyrimidine deaminase/5-amino-6-(5-phosphoribosylamino)uracil reductase RibD translates to MSVHTKYMKRCLLMAENGFGKVAPNPMVGCVVVHDYKVIGEGYHQGFGSAHAEVNAINSVKNKSLLKDSILYVNLEPCSHYGKTPPCADLIIRYKIKYVVIGSMDPNPLVSGKGIHKLASSGCDVKLGVMEEECKELNKRFFTFYAKKHPYTILKWAETSDKYVGVVGYRLQITDSKANTLVHKWRSEEQAIMVGTNTTLTDNPKLTVRKTKGKNPLRLVIDRDLTIPPSFHLLDGSVPTIVFTEKKKSSKKNLEFISIDFSERNPSDKQSVLKQVMNELYKRNIQSLIVEGGAKLLNSFIEQNLWDEARVITSKRKLNELTKKKNGIEAPKISGITGSKEIENDSIKVFRNIS